The following proteins come from a genomic window of Nostoc sp. TCL26-01:
- a CDS encoding sucrose synthase, with protein sequence MYELLQAILANSEEKDALQQLIFALDGSGKRYFLRNEILQAFSQYCHQSQKPTYFYYSSSIGKLIQYTHEMILAEGSTWLVVRPKIASQEVWRLTSELSQFDFMSPQALLDVSDRLVNADEPNILEIDLSSFYEASPSISDPRNIGQGLAFLNRYLCSQMVTDPHYWFELLYLALSKLQYDGIPLLIGKSIPSGIHLARQIHHAIKFLSEQHPEEPYAKFRVDLQELGFEPGWGNTAHRVLETLTLLEKLIDSPQPALLEAFVARVPAVFRVVLVSVHGWVAQEDVMGRDETLGQVIYVLEQARSLENKLREEITLAGLDMLGIKPHVIILTRLIPNCEGTYCNLRLEKVKDTENAWILRVPFGEFNPEITNNWISKSEIWPYLETFALDAETELLVQFSGKPNLIIGNYSDGNLVAFLLARRLQVTHCHIAHSLEKPKYLFSNLYWQDFETQYHFSLQFTADLITMNAADFIITSSYQEIVGTPDSLGQYESYKFFTMPHLYHVVDGIDLFSPKFNMVPPGVDERVFFPHSQIEDRNPQLTKQVQNLLFHQQDSQIFGDLEQPYKQPIFAVAPITSIKNMTGLAECFGQSQELQAHCNLIILTSKLNLDEATNPEEAREIQKLHDIINRYHLHGHIRWLGMRLLSRELGEAYRVVADYRGIYVHFALFEAFGRSILEAMISGLPTFATKFGGSLEIIDDRSDRFYINPTDFPGTAKRILAFLEQCDTHPEYWQEISTWVSQRIHQKYNWQLHTNQLLSLTKMYSFWNLVSPEKCEARVRYMESLFHLIYKPRAEKLLNGQ encoded by the coding sequence ATGTATGAACTACTTCAGGCTATTTTGGCTAATAGTGAAGAAAAAGATGCTCTGCAACAGTTGATATTTGCCTTGGATGGTTCAGGTAAACGCTACTTCTTGAGAAATGAGATTTTGCAGGCTTTTTCTCAATACTGTCATCAATCTCAAAAGCCTACATATTTTTACTACTCTTCCTCAATTGGGAAACTTATTCAATACACCCATGAAATGATTTTGGCAGAAGGGAGTACTTGGTTGGTGGTGCGACCGAAAATTGCTAGCCAAGAAGTTTGGCGACTGACATCAGAATTGTCTCAGTTTGATTTTATGTCACCGCAGGCGTTGTTAGATGTGAGCGATCGCCTAGTTAATGCCGACGAACCGAATATCTTAGAAATCGACCTCAGCTCGTTTTACGAAGCATCCCCCAGTATTAGCGACCCTAGAAACATCGGTCAAGGTTTAGCTTTCCTCAACCGCTATCTGTGCAGTCAAATGGTGACTGACCCTCATTATTGGTTTGAACTGCTATATTTAGCTTTAAGCAAACTCCAATACGATGGCATTCCCTTACTCATAGGCAAAAGTATTCCTTCCGGGATACATTTAGCTAGACAAATTCACCACGCTATCAAGTTTCTTTCTGAGCAACATCCTGAAGAACCCTACGCCAAATTCCGAGTTGATTTGCAAGAACTGGGATTTGAACCAGGCTGGGGTAATACAGCTCACCGAGTCCTGGAAACCCTGACGCTATTAGAAAAACTTATTGATAGCCCGCAACCAGCTTTACTAGAAGCATTTGTCGCCCGTGTTCCCGCAGTCTTTCGAGTCGTTCTAGTTTCTGTCCACGGCTGGGTAGCCCAAGAGGATGTGATGGGTAGGGATGAAACTTTAGGTCAAGTCATCTATGTTTTAGAACAAGCACGTAGTTTAGAAAATAAACTGCGAGAAGAAATCACACTTGCGGGTCTGGATATGTTAGGTATTAAACCTCATGTAATTATCCTCACCCGGCTGATTCCTAACTGCGAGGGTACATATTGTAATCTGCGCTTAGAAAAGGTCAAGGATACAGAAAATGCTTGGATATTGCGTGTTCCCTTTGGCGAATTTAATCCAGAAATTACTAATAATTGGATATCTAAATCTGAGATTTGGCCTTACTTAGAAACCTTTGCCCTAGATGCCGAAACAGAACTGCTGGTGCAATTCTCCGGTAAACCAAATTTAATTATTGGTAATTACAGCGATGGTAACTTAGTGGCATTTCTACTTGCCCGACGGCTACAAGTCACCCATTGCCATATTGCCCATTCTTTAGAAAAACCCAAATACTTATTTAGCAATTTATATTGGCAAGATTTTGAAACTCAATACCACTTCTCGTTACAATTTACTGCCGATTTAATCACGATGAATGCAGCAGATTTTATCATCACATCATCTTATCAAGAGATTGTTGGTACACCGGATAGTTTGGGACAGTACGAGTCCTACAAGTTTTTTACGATGCCCCATCTATATCATGTAGTTGATGGCATTGACCTGTTTAGTCCTAAATTCAACATGGTTCCACCAGGAGTTGATGAACGAGTCTTCTTTCCCCATAGCCAAATAGAAGACCGAAATCCTCAGCTAACTAAACAAGTCCAAAATCTCCTGTTTCATCAGCAAGACTCACAAATCTTTGGTGATTTAGAACAACCGTATAAACAACCCATTTTTGCTGTTGCACCTATCACCTCAATTAAAAATATGACTGGTTTAGCTGAATGCTTCGGTCAAAGTCAGGAATTACAAGCACACTGTAACTTGATTATCCTCACAAGTAAGCTCAACCTAGATGAAGCTACCAACCCAGAAGAAGCAAGAGAAATTCAAAAACTCCACGATATTATTAACCGTTACCATCTCCACGGACATATTCGCTGGCTAGGGATGCGCCTACTCAGCCGCGAACTTGGTGAAGCTTACCGTGTTGTGGCAGACTATCGCGGAATTTATGTCCACTTTGCTTTATTTGAAGCCTTTGGACGAAGCATTTTAGAAGCGATGATTTCTGGTTTACCAACCTTCGCCACGAAATTTGGAGGTTCTTTAGAAATTATCGACGATCGCAGCGATCGCTTCTACATTAATCCTACAGATTTTCCAGGCACAGCCAAAAGAATCTTGGCATTCTTAGAGCAGTGTGATACTCATCCCGAATATTGGCAAGAAATTTCCACATGGGTCAGCCAGCGAATTCACCAAAAATACAATTGGCAACTCCATACCAACCAACTCTTATCTCTAACTAAAATGTACAGTTTCTGGAACTTAGTCAGCCCAGAAAAATGCGAAGCCAGAGTCCGTTACATGGAAAGTCTCTTTCATCTCATCTATAAACCTAGAGCCGAAAAGCTTTTGAATGGTCAATAG
- a CDS encoding Tab2/Atab2 family RNA-binding protein: MSLVWQADFYRSPVQTVDGQIFWELLICDATRSFEYTATCLQSAANSSWLTSQIQLAAGEKLPDVIQVFRPQSLSLLTAAGRNLGINVEPQRQTLALKQWLQEKQYPIAVDKPPPVPLPENLWGDEWRLATLQAGEIVDLFSDRLIPILSIPEALKPINLGLASTVAIPGIVIYGGRRSLRLAQWIAETRPVSLNYIPGAPDGLVLEAGLVDRWILVTFVDTEVAAAAKVYEQRKQQSRGLHFLLVQPDDSGMTYSGFWLLQATV; this comes from the coding sequence ATGAGTCTGGTCTGGCAAGCTGATTTTTATCGTAGTCCCGTGCAAACGGTAGATGGACAGATTTTCTGGGAGTTGTTGATTTGTGATGCAACTCGCAGCTTTGAGTATACAGCTACCTGTCTTCAGTCAGCAGCTAATTCTAGTTGGTTGACTAGCCAAATTCAACTAGCGGCTGGGGAAAAACTACCGGATGTGATTCAAGTATTTCGCCCCCAGTCTTTGAGTTTACTGACAGCAGCAGGACGAAATTTAGGTATCAATGTCGAACCACAACGCCAGACTTTAGCCTTAAAACAATGGTTGCAAGAAAAGCAATATCCCATAGCTGTAGACAAGCCCCCACCAGTACCGTTACCAGAAAACTTGTGGGGAGATGAATGGCGCTTGGCCACACTCCAGGCTGGTGAGATTGTAGATTTATTTAGCGATCGCCTCATTCCTATTTTATCCATACCAGAAGCCCTCAAACCGATTAATTTAGGCTTGGCATCAACAGTGGCAATTCCCGGTATAGTAATTTATGGTGGTAGGCGATCGCTACGTCTAGCACAATGGATTGCCGAAACACGTCCAGTATCACTAAATTATATTCCTGGTGCGCCCGATGGTTTGGTATTAGAAGCAGGTTTAGTAGATAGATGGATTTTAGTCACCTTTGTAGATACAGAAGTGGCGGCGGCGGCAAAAGTTTATGAACAACGCAAACAGCAAAGTCGAGGATTGCACTTTTTATTAGTACAACCTGATGATTCGGGTATGACTTATAGTGGTTTTTGGTTGTTGCAAGCAACAGTATAA
- a CDS encoding NF038130 family PEP-CTERM protein, giving the protein MNQTFQKLVIGASMAVGVSAIATTPAHAVTFSFNNLNEIKTYTGGSNGSFTTGNKTAAIKALTDKDPTSNVELWHSTENPTANVGFTATKGQYSATVTSVTASDWNSFGSQWLGDLLAKYQPFQSVWNGFSADSKSLVTSSFASLGMGDPNVGDFRFGQNGGVELKLIGHLDVKSKLSALISTKISQKWNEIKPSPQSPIPTLAEVNTLLSQAQTQLNAIPGQITTLQTQLNAIPGQITTLQTQLNAIPGQITTLQTQLNAIPGQIATLQTQLNAIPGQITALQTQLNLIPNTTANASARLAITNQITALNTARNTTIPNQIAALNTARNTTLPNQIAALNTARNTTLPNQIAALNTAKNTTLPNQIAQLNTAKNTTLPNQIAALTSFKDVLNLQAAVNNYEGEIGASEIAKVVVGDQTYFAYSFDSIASGITASDDGVSYSAIYNWSTPDYVASSTSVPEPSIVLGLMGVVGVFATKRQFKKVSG; this is encoded by the coding sequence ATGAATCAGACTTTTCAGAAACTTGTAATTGGTGCATCAATGGCTGTTGGCGTAAGTGCGATCGCCACCACTCCAGCACACGCTGTCACCTTTTCTTTCAACAATCTGAATGAGATAAAAACCTACACAGGTGGCTCTAACGGTAGCTTTACAACAGGTAATAAAACCGCAGCCATTAAAGCTCTAACTGATAAAGACCCCACTTCTAATGTGGAACTTTGGCATAGCACTGAAAATCCCACAGCTAATGTTGGCTTTACTGCCACAAAAGGGCAATACTCAGCAACAGTTACTAGTGTGACTGCTAGCGACTGGAATAGTTTTGGTTCTCAATGGTTGGGTGATTTGTTGGCTAAATATCAGCCATTCCAGTCAGTATGGAATGGTTTTTCTGCTGATAGCAAGTCTCTAGTAACTAGTTCTTTTGCTTCATTGGGAATGGGCGACCCTAACGTCGGCGATTTCCGATTTGGTCAAAATGGGGGTGTAGAACTGAAGTTGATCGGTCACTTGGATGTTAAGAGCAAACTCTCAGCACTGATTTCTACAAAAATTTCTCAAAAGTGGAATGAGATTAAACCCAGTCCACAGTCACCTATCCCCACTCTGGCTGAAGTTAACACTCTGCTTTCACAAGCACAAACACAACTAAATGCAATTCCTGGACAAATTACCACACTGCAAACCCAGCTAAATGCAATTCCTGGACAAATTACCACACTGCAAACCCAGCTAAATGCAATTCCTGGACAAATTACCACACTGCAAACCCAGCTAAATGCAATTCCCGGACAAATTGCCACACTGCAAACCCAGCTAAATGCAATTCCTGGACAGATTACCGCACTGCAAACACAACTAAATCTAATTCCCAATACAACTGCTAATGCCAGTGCGAGGTTAGCAATCACAAATCAAATTACCGCACTCAACACTGCGAGGAATACAACCATACCAAATCAAATTGCTGCACTCAACACGGCGAGGAATACAACCCTACCAAATCAAATTGCTGCACTCAACACGGCGAGGAATACAACCCTACCAAATCAAATTGCTGCACTCAACACTGCGAAGAATACAACTCTACCAAACCAAATTGCTCAACTCAACACGGCGAAGAATACAACTCTACCAAACCAAATTGCTGCACTCACATCATTTAAAGATGTACTCAACTTGCAAGCTGCTGTAAACAACTATGAAGGCGAAATTGGTGCTAGTGAAATTGCTAAGGTAGTTGTAGGTGATCAGACTTACTTCGCTTATAGCTTTGACTCAATTGCATCTGGTATTACTGCTTCTGATGATGGTGTATCCTACAGTGCTATCTACAATTGGAGTACACCTGATTATGTGGCTAGTTCTACCTCAGTTCCCGAACCTTCTATTGTGCTGGGTTTAATGGGTGTTGTTGGTGTGTTTGCTACAAAACGCCAGTTTAAAAAAGTTTCTGGCTGA
- a CDS encoding response regulator has protein sequence MTANLLTRYQQFHSCPLKRILLVEDNDINRMLLSDYLSYCGYYVKSLSDGSDFLMTVEKFRPELILLDLKLPDVDGYSLLQQMQQHPDFSNIPVIVVSALAFKADQERAITLGVRSYFVKPVNLNSLIMKIEEVITCNS, from the coding sequence ATGACAGCAAATCTACTGACAAGATATCAGCAATTTCACTCATGTCCTTTAAAGCGGATTCTTTTGGTTGAGGATAATGATATCAATAGAATGCTGCTGAGTGATTATCTAAGCTATTGTGGATATTATGTTAAAAGTCTATCAGATGGTTCAGATTTTTTAATGACTGTAGAAAAATTTCGACCTGAGTTAATCTTGCTAGACTTAAAACTTCCAGATGTTGATGGATATTCCTTACTGCAACAAATGCAGCAACATCCAGATTTTTCTAATATCCCAGTGATTGTTGTTTCTGCCTTGGCTTTTAAAGCTGATCAAGAGAGAGCAATAACATTAGGCGTTCGTAGTTATTTTGTTAAACCAGTGAATCTCAATTCTTTAATTATGAAAATTGAAGAAGTTATAACTTGTAACTCCTAA
- the uvrC gene encoding excinuclease ABC subunit UvrC, protein MTTSAQTLPLVKDPERLEARLAEIPAEPGVYFMRDGSDRIIYIGKSRKLRSRVRSYFRDGYNKTERITTMVKQVTEIEFIVTDTEAEALALEANLIKQHQPYFNVLLKDDKKYPYVCITWSEDYPRIFITRKRQLGKEKDKYYGPYTDSGLLRSILRISKRIFALRQRPQPLFKDRPCLNYDLGRCPGVCQQLISPAEYRKTVQKVAMVFQGRTQELIDILTEQMDKASTALNFEVAARVRDQIVGLKSLTAEQKVSLPDDTVSRDALALALPSGIALAADAKHACIQLFQIRAGQLVGRLAFVAESLAEPGAILQRVLEEHYQTAESVEIPTEILVQHDLPDGDILADVLTQRKGKKVTIVTPQRQVKAELVEMVERNAQYELQRMQKFGDRNHQAMQDLAAILDLPDLPHRIEGYDISHIQGSNAVASQVVFIDGLPAKQYYRHYKIKNPTVTIGHSDDFASLAEVIQRRFRKYAEDPQLPRVDHPDWPDLIMIDGGKGQLSSVVAILQEMNLLEDLRVVSLAKQREEIFLPGESLPLPTEAEQPGVQLLRRLRDEAHRFAVSFHRQQRSDKLKRSRLDEIPGLGHHRQKQLLGHFRSVDYIRQATPAQIAEVAGIGPRLAQAIYDYFHPA, encoded by the coding sequence GTGACAACATCTGCTCAAACACTACCACTAGTCAAAGACCCAGAACGTCTAGAAGCCCGTCTAGCTGAGATTCCCGCAGAACCTGGAGTCTATTTTATGCGAGATGGGAGCGATCGCATCATCTATATAGGGAAATCACGGAAATTGCGATCGCGTGTTCGTTCCTATTTCCGGGACGGATACAACAAAACTGAACGCATCACCACAATGGTGAAGCAGGTGACAGAGATTGAATTTATTGTCACCGACACGGAAGCGGAAGCTTTAGCTTTAGAAGCTAACCTGATTAAACAGCATCAGCCATACTTTAATGTGCTGCTGAAGGATGACAAGAAATATCCCTATGTGTGTATTACTTGGTCAGAAGACTATCCGCGCATTTTTATTACTCGCAAACGCCAGTTAGGGAAAGAAAAAGATAAGTATTATGGCCCCTACACTGATTCTGGTCTGTTACGTTCAATTTTACGCATATCTAAGCGCATATTTGCATTGCGACAACGACCCCAACCCCTATTTAAAGACCGTCCTTGCTTAAATTATGATTTAGGGCGCTGTCCTGGGGTGTGTCAACAGTTGATTTCACCAGCAGAATACCGCAAAACTGTGCAAAAAGTTGCGATGGTATTTCAAGGACGAACTCAAGAACTGATTGATATCTTGACAGAACAGATGGATAAAGCCTCAACAGCCTTGAATTTTGAGGTAGCGGCGCGGGTTCGGGATCAAATCGTTGGCTTAAAGTCGCTGACGGCGGAACAAAAAGTTTCCCTACCCGATGATACTGTCTCACGAGATGCGTTGGCGTTAGCCTTGCCGTCAGGTATCGCTCTAGCCGCAGATGCCAAACACGCCTGTATCCAATTATTTCAGATTCGGGCGGGACAATTGGTGGGACGCTTGGCTTTTGTGGCCGAATCCCTAGCCGAACCAGGAGCAATTTTACAACGGGTATTGGAGGAACATTACCAAACAGCAGAATCGGTGGAAATTCCCACAGAAATTTTAGTCCAGCATGACTTACCAGATGGGGATATTTTAGCTGATGTGTTGACGCAGCGTAAGGGGAAGAAGGTAACGATTGTCACGCCTCAGCGCCAAGTTAAGGCAGAATTAGTAGAGATGGTAGAGCGTAATGCCCAATATGAATTGCAAAGAATGCAGAAATTTGGCGATCGCAATCATCAAGCCATGCAAGATTTAGCTGCTATCCTCGATTTACCCGATTTACCCCACCGCATTGAAGGTTACGATATTTCCCATATTCAAGGATCGAATGCGGTAGCTTCTCAAGTCGTGTTCATCGACGGATTACCAGCTAAACAATATTATCGCCACTATAAAATTAAAAATCCCACTGTCACCATCGGACATTCTGATGATTTCGCCAGCTTGGCAGAGGTGATTCAACGGCGTTTCCGCAAATATGCGGAAGATCCGCAATTACCACGAGTTGATCATCCTGACTGGCCTGACTTAATTATGATTGACGGCGGTAAAGGACAGTTATCCTCGGTGGTGGCGATTTTGCAAGAGATGAATTTATTAGAAGATTTGCGGGTTGTGAGTTTAGCCAAGCAACGAGAGGAGATTTTTTTACCAGGTGAATCTTTACCCTTACCAACTGAGGCTGAACAACCGGGAGTCCAATTATTACGGCGGTTACGCGATGAAGCACACCGATTTGCTGTGAGTTTCCATCGTCAACAACGCAGTGATAAATTAAAGCGATCGCGTTTAGATGAAATTCCTGGTTTAGGACATCACCGCCAAAAGCAGCTTCTAGGACATTTTCGTTCTGTTGATTATATTCGCCAAGCTACACCTGCCCAAATTGCCGAAGTTGCTGGAATTGGCCCCCGTCTAGCCCAAGCTATTTACGATTATTTCCATCCAGCATGA